The genomic stretch CCTTTTAGGCATTGCCAACACTGCCGGAAACATTGCCGTCGTCTATGTCGAAACCGAACAGCACCAACGTTCTATCCCCTATTTTATCGAAGCGATTGAGTTTTTTCGCGAGCTTGGCCGCAAAGAGGAAGAAGCAAATTTTCTTGGTGACTATGCCAAAGTATTGGTTTTTCTCGATCAGCCGGAACAAGCAACAGCAATGGCGGAAAAAGCATTAGCGCTGATGGCAGACAGCAATGACAGCTATACGAAAGGAACAATCCTCAACTCGCTTGGTTTTGTGTACTTGCACGTATCGCGGTTTGATGATGCGAAAGCTGCCTTGAAACAAGCATTGGAAATTCATCGTGCGATGCATAACCAGCGGTTTATCGGGGTTACGCTTACAAACATTGGTTTCCTTGCGCGAACAATGGGTAATTTCGATGCAGCAATCGAGCATTTTCGAGAAGCGGCTGAGTTACATAAAGAGATTGGAGACACTCGGGGACAAACGATATCGCTCTGGAATATTGCCAGCGTTTATTTCAATAAACATCGCTGGAAAGAGTGTTTGCCGATTTTATTCCACATCTCCGAGACCACCCCGGGATATCAGGATCACGTATTATCGATTGAAGTGTTGCTATTACGGGCGGAAGTATGCCGCCAGTTAGGTGATACAGCAGAAGCGCTTGCCTCAATTGAAATTGTTGAACGTCTATTACTGGAGCACTACCTCGAGTTGCTCGGAGTAACGAAAAGCTTCCGAGCTTTGCTCTGTCTGAATCAGGGAGATGTTGTTGGG from bacterium encodes the following:
- a CDS encoding tetratricopeptide repeat protein, translating into MKSSPLPKTPFSIDTATQRMRELDESIQRWMNDDQHDELTAHYPEILEVANLCEDDRLKGRVFNAYGKYFYRVGQFDYAYISMQRALDSARRLENPQLIGALLNNIGSVFRVRGYFQEALDNFELARTEFQKLGNLLGIANTAGNIAVVYVETEQHQRSIPYFIEAIEFFRELGRKEEEANFLGDYAKVLVFLDQPEQATAMAEKALALMADSNDSYTKGTILNSLGFVYLHVSRFDDAKAALKQALEIHRAMHNQRFIGVTLTNIGFLARTMGNFDAAIEHFREAAELHKEIGDTRGQTISLWNIASVYFNKHRWKECLPILFHISETTPGYQDHVLSIEVLLLRAEVCRQLGDTAEALASIEIVERLLLEHYLELLGVTKSFRALLCLNQGDVVGAEKWLAKANELITPSTEEATAYYWVIKTLYQYTLVTETKLPATTTTSNQESPQPVNPPPQALADLRAAYRKEQSAVRIRTYRITEILKLQHNEVVTKLASLGITPDKEESETRE